Proteins from a single region of Companilactobacillus farciminis KCTC 3681 = DSM 20184:
- a CDS encoding amino acid permease, with protein MEKKSLNRSLSSRQMQMIALGGTIGVGLFMGSASTIKWTGPSVLIAYAIAGLILYMVMRALGEMIYTDPSTGSFAKFGSEYIHPVVGYLTAWSNVFQWLVVGISEVIAVGTYLEFWWPNLPQWLVGVVVVATLCLANLTSVKAYGEMEFWFSLIKVVTIIFMIIMGLLVILFGLGNNGQPVGISNLWTNGGFFTGGLKGFIFALSIVVASYQGIEVIGITAGEAENPQSSIVHAIRTIVGRILIFYIGAIFVIVSIYPWNKLGTMGSPFTETFAKVGITFAAEIINFVVLTAALSGCNSGMFSASRMLYTLGLENNLPKSFKKISKAGVPYIAVITISLGILIGLIINFLLPVLFHTPSDVFVVVYSSSVLPGMVPWFVILFSELHFRRLNKDKMKDHPFKMPLYPLSNYLAIAALLVILVFMFLNPETTISLLIGVVFLVFMTCFYFVREKFQTHKEK; from the coding sequence TTGGAAAAAAAGTCATTAAATAGGAGTCTGTCTTCAAGGCAAATGCAAATGATTGCTCTTGGTGGAACAATCGGTGTTGGTCTATTCATGGGTTCAGCTTCGACAATCAAATGGACAGGTCCTTCAGTTTTAATCGCATATGCTATTGCTGGTTTGATTTTGTACATGGTTATGCGTGCTTTAGGTGAAATGATTTACACGGATCCATCTACAGGTTCTTTTGCAAAATTCGGCTCCGAATACATCCATCCAGTTGTTGGCTATTTAACCGCTTGGAGTAACGTCTTCCAATGGCTAGTCGTTGGAATTTCTGAAGTAATTGCTGTTGGAACTTACCTAGAATTTTGGTGGCCCAATTTGCCACAATGGCTCGTTGGGGTTGTCGTTGTCGCCACTCTTTGTCTAGCCAATTTAACTTCTGTTAAGGCTTATGGGGAAATGGAATTTTGGTTCTCATTGATCAAAGTCGTTACGATTATTTTCATGATTATCATGGGACTTTTAGTTATCTTATTCGGTCTTGGTAATAATGGCCAGCCCGTTGGTATCAGTAACCTTTGGACTAACGGTGGCTTCTTTACAGGTGGATTGAAAGGCTTTATCTTCGCTCTTTCAATCGTTGTCGCTTCTTATCAAGGTATCGAAGTTATTGGTATCACTGCTGGTGAAGCAGAAAATCCTCAAAGTAGTATCGTACATGCGATTCGGACTATCGTTGGAAGAATTTTAATTTTTTATATTGGTGCAATTTTTGTTATCGTTTCAATTTATCCTTGGAACAAATTAGGTACGATGGGCTCTCCATTTACCGAAACTTTTGCCAAAGTCGGAATTACCTTTGCAGCTGAGATCATCAATTTCGTCGTTTTAACAGCCGCTCTTTCTGGATGTAACTCAGGTATGTTCAGTGCCAGTCGAATGCTTTACACACTTGGTCTAGAAAACAATTTACCAAAATCGTTCAAGAAAATTTCTAAAGCTGGTGTTCCTTATATCGCCGTTATCACTATTTCACTAGGTATTTTAATTGGTTTGATCATCAACTTCTTGCTTCCCGTCTTATTCCACACCCCTAGCGACGTTTTCGTAGTTGTTTACAGTTCCAGTGTCTTGCCAGGTATGGTGCCTTGGTTTGTTATTTTGTTCAGTGAACTTCATTTCAGAAGGCTCAATAAAGACAAGATGAAGGACCATCCTTTCAAAATGCCACTCTACCCTCTAAGTAATTACTTAGCCATTGCGGCATTGCTAGTAATTTTAGTCTTCATGTTCTTAAATCCAGAAACAACTATTTCATTATTGATTGGGGTTGTTTTCTTGGTATTCATGACTTGCTTCTACTTTGTTCGTGAAAAATTTCAAACTCACAAGGAAAAATAA
- a CDS encoding alpha/beta hydrolase, with the protein MKKKVWKWLLGILIFLLVAISIMVVVVKNKEYQPSQTAISTSQEASIVDNVIRFEGDNNKPKVIFYPGALVEPASYSIWAQKVAQAGYSVYIVHFPLDLAVLNSNAANKISKSNGYVIGGHSLGGTMAAKYAKNNPNNLKGLFFLASYPENKNDLHEINVPVLSLTATKDGVLNHTNYQKTKKLLPNNTIYEQIKGGNHAGFGSYGKQSGDNTASISNAKQQNIISTLLINWLNDSISE; encoded by the coding sequence ATGAAGAAAAAAGTCTGGAAATGGCTATTAGGAATTTTGATCTTCCTATTAGTAGCAATTTCAATAATGGTCGTTGTGGTTAAAAACAAAGAATATCAGCCAAGTCAAACAGCTATCTCCACTTCACAAGAAGCTTCGATCGTAGATAATGTTATTCGTTTCGAAGGTGACAATAACAAACCTAAAGTGATTTTTTATCCAGGAGCCTTAGTTGAACCAGCAAGTTACAGTATTTGGGCTCAAAAGGTGGCACAAGCTGGCTATTCAGTTTATATCGTCCACTTCCCACTTGATTTGGCTGTTTTGAATAGTAACGCCGCTAATAAAATTTCTAAGAGCAACGGCTACGTTATCGGTGGTCACTCACTTGGTGGAACGATGGCTGCCAAGTATGCCAAAAATAATCCTAATAATCTCAAGGGGCTGTTCTTTTTAGCAAGTTATCCTGAAAACAAAAATGATTTACATGAAATAAATGTACCAGTTCTCTCACTAACTGCTACTAAAGACGGAGTTTTGAACCATACCAATTATCAGAAAACTAAAAAACTACTACCAAACAATACAATTTATGAACAAATAAAAGGTGGCAATCATGCGGGCTTTGGTAGCTACGGCAAGCAAAGTGGCGATAATACCGCATCTATCAGTAATGCAAAACAGCAAAATATTATAAGCACACTTTTAATAAATTGGTTAAATGATTCAATTAGTGAATAA